From Astatotilapia calliptera chromosome 19, fAstCal1.2, whole genome shotgun sequence, a single genomic window includes:
- the LOC113011690 gene encoding dynactin subunit 1-like isoform X15, translating into MSSSLAKMMRQTPAPRKTTARRPKPSRPAGGKGAASGSASASAGEMSSSEPSTPAQTPLAAPVIPTLHSPGNPPAPIPSKEEEALRNQVKDLEEKLETLKMKRTEDKAKLKELEKHKIQLEQLQEWKTKMQEQQAELQKQLKEAKREAKEALEAKERYMEEMSDTADAIEMATLDKEMAEERAESLQLEVDSLKEKVDELTMDLEILKHEIEEKGSDGAASSYHVKQLEEQNSRLKEALVRMRDLSASEKQEHVKLQKQMEKKNVELDCLRSQKEKLQEEMKAAEKTIDELKEQVDAALGAEEMVETLTERNLDLEEKVRELRETVTDLEAINEMNDELQENARETELELREMLDLGAARVREAEKRVEAAQETVADYQQTIKKYRELTAHLQEVNRELTSQQEASAELQQQPPAEMFDFKIKFAETKAYAKAIEMELRKMEVGQANRHVSLLTSFMPESFLRHGGDHDCILVLLLIPRLICKAELISKQAQEKFDLNENCVERAGLKGALGEQLSFAGGLVYSLSLLQATLHKYEQALSQCSVEVYKKIGSLYPEMSVHERSLDFLIDLLHKDQLDETVNVEPLTKAIKYYQHLYSIHLADQNEDCTMQLADHIRFTQSALDCMAVEVGRLRAFLHAGQEKADLAVLLKDLETSCSDIRQFCKKIRRRMPGTDAPGIPAALSFGQQVSDTLSDCRKHLTWVVAVLQEVAAAGAQMMSPLGEQEGLSAVKLEDVAFKAGEQIYGSQGANPYEYLRQSCSIVIATMNKMATAMQEGEYDSEKPQNKNPPPVDVRAAALRAEITDAEGLGLKLEDRETVIKELKKSLKIKGEELSEANVRLSLLEKKLDSSSKDADERVEKIQTRLDEAQTLLKKKEKEFEETMDALQADIDQLEAEKAELKQRINSQSKMTIDGLRGTGPSGIASIVTGMAGEEQKANMVSGVGSGSGVQVIDSPLLTQQIEAQRLCIKHLKNENNRLKAEKMRAQLASLPPLNVTKLPSKDGRPEVLSSALYRKTDQLLETLLQMSANVKVVDITGKSPVTPGAQLLEQTARLQSLNDTLDRLKDEVAEHVVNLQPGARVSSDFATFPSTSFVKVKEEKKGDTVLVGRVMVPCPRGQEQVHRLVLSQSELWRVHSLLRT; encoded by the exons atgtcttctTCCCTTGCAAAAATGATGAGACAGACTCCTGCACCCCGGAAG aCCACGGCCAGAAGGCCAAAG CCCAGCCGACCTGCAGGAGGGAAGGGGGCCGCGTCTGGCTCGGCTTCAGCCTCTGCTGGGGAGATGAGCAGCAGCGAGCCCAGCACGCCGGCACAGACCCCCCTGGCTGCTCCGGTCATCCCCACCCTCCACTCCCCTGGAAACCCTCCAGCTCCCATCCCCAGCaag GAAGAGGAGGCGCTGCGTAATCAAGTGAAGGATCTGGAGGAGAAGCTGGAGACCCTGAAGATGAAGCGCACGGAGGACAAAGCAAAACTGAAGGAGCTGGAGAAGCACAAGATCCAGctggagcagctgcaggagtGGAAGACCAAGATGCAAGAGCAGCAGGCCGAACTGCAGAAGCAGCTCAAGGAGGCCAAGAGG GAGGCTAAAGAAGCTCTGGAGGCAAAGGAGCGTTATATGGAGGAAATGTCGGACACAGCGGACGCCATCGAGATGGCGACGCTGGATAAGGAGATGGCTGAGGAGAGAGCAGAGTCTCTGCAGCTGGAGGTGGATTCCCTCAAGGAGAAAGTGGATGAGCTCACCATGGACCTGGAGATCCTCAAGCATGAGATTGAGGAGAAAG GCTCAGATGGTGCCGCCTCCAGTTACCATgtgaaacagctggaggagcagAACAGCAGGTTGAAGGAAGCTCTGGTCAG GATGCGTGACCTGTCTGCGTCAGAGAAGCAGGAACACGTGAAGTTGCAGAAGCAGATGGAGAAGAAGAACGTGGAACTTGACTGTTTGAGAAGCCAGAAGGAGAAACTGCAGGAAGAGATGAAAGCGGCAGAAAAGACCATCGATGAGCTGAAAGAGCAG GTGGATGCAGCCTTAGGCGcagaggagatggtggagaCTCTGACAGAGAGGAACTTGGACCTGGAGGAGAAAGTCAGAGAGCTGAGAGAGACAGTCACAGATCTG GAAGCTATAAATGAGATGAACGACGAGCTGCAGGAGAACGCCAGAGAGACGGAGCTGGAGCTGAGGGAGATGCTGGATCTGGGAGCAGCGAGAGTCCGAGAGGCAGAGAAACGAGTTGAAGCCGCACAGGAGACCGTAGCCGATTACCAGCAGACCATCAAGAAGTACCGCGAGCTCACAGCTCACCTACAG gagGTGAACAGAGAGCTGACCAGCCAGCAGGAAgcctcagcagagctgcagcagcagccgccAGCAGAGATGTTTGATTTCAAGATTAAATTTGCAGAGACGAAGGCCTACGCCAAG GCTATTGAGATGGAGCTGAGGAAGATGGAGGTGGGTCAGGCCAACAGACACGTTTCTCTTCTGACCTCCTTCATGCCAGAGTCCTTCCTCCGTCACGGTGGAGACCACGACTGCATCCTGGTGTTGTTGCTCATCCCCAGACTCATCTGCAAG GCCGAGCTGATCAGCAAACAGGCACAGGAGAAATTTGACCTGAATGAAAACTGTGTGGAGCGAGCCGGCTTGAAGGGAGCTTTGGGTGAGCAGCTGAGCTTCGCGGGTGGTCTCGTCTACTCGCTCAGTCTGCTGCAGGCCACTCTGCACAAATATGAGCA AGCTCTGTCTCAGTGCAGCGTGGAGGTCTATAAGAAGATCGGCTCTCTGTACCCAGAGATGAGCGTCCATGAGCGATCTCTGGACTTCCTTATTGACCTGCTGCACAAAGACCAGCTGGATGAGACGGTCAATGTGGAGCCGCTCACCAAGGCCATTAAATATTATCAG CACCTGTACAGCATCCACCTGGCAGATCAGAATGAGGACTGCACCATGCAGCTCGCTGATCACATCAGA TTTACCCAGAGTGCCTTGGACTGCATGGCTGTGGAGGTGGGTCGTCTGCGGGCATTCCTGCACGCGGGTCAGGAAAAAGCCGATCTCGCCGTGCTGCTGAAGGATCTGGAGACATCCTGTAGTGACATCAGGCAGTTCTGCAAGAAGATCCGTCGCAGAATGCCTGGAACTGACGCGCCCGGCATCCCAGCGGCACTTAGCTTCGGACAGCAG GTGTCAGACACCCTTTCAGACTGCAGGAAACACCTGACCTGGGTGGTGGCAGTCCTGCAAGAAGTGGCAGCAGCCGGAGCTCAGATGATGTCACCTCTCGGTGAACAGGAGGGGCTGTCGGCCGTCAAACTGGAGGACGTGGCGTTCAAAGCTGGAGAACaa ATCTATGGATCCCAGGGTGCCAACCCCTACGAGTATCTGCGACAGTCCTGTAGCATCGTCATAGCAACCATGAACAAGATGGCGACTGCTATGCAGGAGGGAGAGTATGACTCAGAGAAGCCTCAAAACAAG AACCCTCCGCCAGTAGATGTGCGAGCGGCAGCTCTTCGAGCAGAAATCACAGATGCAGAAGGACTCGGcttgaagctggaggacagaGAGACGGTCATCAAGGAGCTGAAGAAGTCTCTCAAGATCAAG GGAGAAGAGCTGAGCGAGGCGAACGTGCGTCTCAGTCTGCTAGAAAAGAAGCTGGACAGTTCATCCAAAGATGCAGACGAACGTGTTGAGAAGATCCAGACTCGACTGGATGAAGCCCAGACTCTgctgaagaagaaggagaa AGAGTTCGAGGAGACGATGGACGCTCTGCAGGCCGACATCGATCAGCTTGAGGCAGAGAAGGCCGAACTGAAGCAGAGAATCAACAGCCAATCAAAGATGACCATCGATGGGCTGAGAGGAACCGGGCCGTCAGGAATCGCTTCCATTGTCACAGGAATGGCCGGAG AGGAACAAAAAG CAAACATGGTGTCAGGTGTCGGCTCTGGATCGGGCGTTCAAGTGATCGACTCACCTCTGCTGACTCAGCAGATCGAAGCTCAGAGGCTCTGCATCAAACACCTGAAGAACGAGAACAACAGGCTGAAG GCTGAGAAGATGCGTGCTCAGCTCGCCTCTCTGCCTCCTCTCAATGTGACCAAGCTTCCCTCCAAAGACGGACGTCCTGAAGTGCTCTCCAGCGCCCTCTACCGTAAGACCGATCAGCTCCTTGAAACACTGCTGCAAATGAGTGCCAATGTCAAGGTGGTGGACATCACTGGAAAATCTCCTG TGACCCCTGGTGCTCAGCTTCTGGAACAGACAGCTAGACTGCAGTCCCTGAATGACACTCTGGACAGACTGAAG GACGAGGTAGCAGAACATGTCGTCAACCTGCAGCCCGGAGCCCGAGTCTCATCTGATTTCGCCACGTTCCCTTCGACCTCATTTGTTAAG gtgaaggaggagaagaagggtGACACTGTGCTGGTGGGAAGGGTCATGGTGCCGTGTCCCCGCGGTCAGGAGCAGGTCCACCGCCTCGTCCTGTCACAGTCGGAGCTTTGGCGAGTTCACAGTCTGCTGCGGACCTAA